The Fusarium fujikuroi IMI 58289 draft genome, chromosome FFUJ_chr12 genome includes a window with the following:
- a CDS encoding probable uracil permease — MALHTLLKRLEIPRETDVQTKAYMNRDTRPLPLERRTYGPWEFVGLWVVTGAFNVGGWMTGSSVIALGLNVWQAMLTVIIGNILVGIICVLTGAPGSKWHIGFSILQKASWGMYGALFPLVQRIMLSFIWYSTQIWWGGQCTKTFLTALWPSFRNLNTPLAHGTMDTGDFTAFIVFWSLCLPLIWVPPEKYKIPFAIAACSVAPTVLALMIWCTAQARGAGPLVSDISVAGVEQARGSHLGWMLVLGICTNIGGISTHIFSQSDFTRFARRPGDQFLSQLLFVPLSTVSVALIGILCTSCASQLFPETNGTLLWEPYRLLATVQTHFDDSPRARVAVAFASLAFVVAQFGISVAENALSNGIDLSALLPRYFNLRRGGYLTAVFAFVMQPWELMNGASNFLTVMGGYGVFLGSMTGVMFSDYYMVRQRRLMLTGLYDASSTSIYWYWSGVNWRAPVAWVAATWLLLPGFVRRVQDPTAEWSGWSHLYYMSWPLGCFLAMLFYYLLARAFPVPQPQAVDDADYFDTFGLANDSVSVLEGEVVSGNGSLAKKDQAVLSSEEMNRAV; from the coding sequence ATGGCGCTGCACACTCTACTCAAGCGTCTCGAGATTCCTCGAGAGACAGATGTACAGACCAAAGCGTACATGAACCGTGACACACGGCCTCTACCCCTGGAGAGACGTACCTATGGTCCCTGGGAGTTCGTGGGCCTCTGGGTCGTCACCGGCGCCTTCAACGTCGGCGGGTGGATGACCGGCTCCTCTGTCATCGCTCTCGGGCTCAACGTCTGGCAGGCCATGCTCACCGTTATCATCGGCAACATCCTCGTCGGCATCATATGCGTGCTCACGGGGGCGCCAGGGTCCAAGTGGCACATCGGCTTCTCCATCCTGCAGAAGGCGTCGTGGGGCATGTACGGCGCGCTGTTCCCGCTCGTGCAGCGCATCATGCTCTCGTTCATCTGGTACTCGACGCAGATCTGGTGGGGGGGCCAGTGCACCAAGACGTTCCTCACTGCGCTGTGGCCTTCGTTCCGGAACCTTAACACGCCTCTGGCCCACGGGACGATGGATACGGGGGATTTCACcgccttcatcgtcttctggtCTCTGTGCCTGCCGCTCATCTGGGTCCCGCCGGAGAAGTACAAGATTCCCTTCGCCATCGCCGCCTGCAGCGTCGCTCCCACCGTCCTCGCTCTCATGATATGGTGCACCGCGCAAGCTCGCGGAGCCGGGCCCCTGGTCTCCGACATCTCGGTCGCCGGCGTTGAGCAGGCCAGGGGGAGCCACCTCGGGTGGATGCTGGTCCTCGGCATCTGCACCAACATCGGTGGCATCAGCACCCACATCTTCAGCCAGTCTGACTTCACCCGCTTCGCGCGCCGCCCCGGGGACCAGTTCCTCTCGCAGCTGCTATTTGTGCCCCTGAGCACCGTCTCAGTCGCTCTGATCGGCATCCTGTGCACCTCCTGCGCCTCCCAACTCTTCCCCGAGACCAACGGCACGTTGCTGTGGGAGCCGTACCGCTTGTTGGCCACCGTGCAGACCCATTTCGACGATTCCCCCCGCGCGCGAGTTGCCGTGGCCTTTGCTAGCTTGGCTTTTGTCGTGGCGCAGTTTGGCATCTCTGTTGCCGAGAACGCGCTGTCCAACGGCATCGACCTCTCGGCTCTGCTGCCGCGTTACTTCAACCTTCGCCGCGGGGGCTACCTCACTGCGGTCTTTGCTTTCGTCATGCAACCTTGGGAGCTCATGAATGGAGCAAGCAACTTCCTTACCGTCATGGGCGGGTACGGCGTCTTTCTCGGGTCCATGACGGGAGTCATGTTCTCGGACTACTATATGGTGCGGCAACGTCGGCTTATGCTGACCGGTCTGTACGATGCGTCCAGCACCAGCATCTATTGGTACTGGTCCGGGGTCAACTGGCGAGCCCCTGTGGCCTGGGTCGCCGCGACCTGGCTACTTCTCCCCGGCTTTGTTCGCCGCGTGCAGGATCCTACGGCAGAATGGAGCGGGTGGTCGCACCTGTACTACATGTCCTGGCCCCTCGGCTGCTTTCTCGCCATGCTGTTTTACTATCTGCTCGCTCGTGCGTTCCCTGTGCCGCAGCCCCAGGCTGTTGACGATGCAGATTACTTCGATACCTTTGGATTGGCCAATGACTCTGTTTCCGTGCTGGAAGGCGAGGTTGTTTCGGGCAATGGTAGTCTAGCTAAGAAGGACCAGGCTGTACTTTCTTCGGAGGAGATGAACCGGGCAGTCTAG
- a CDS encoding related to oxidoreductase: protein MAALPIIDLSTISEAQLASELIRVGSDPGFFYVTGHGIAPAPAFELAREFFQVPRAEKTRYRNGSGDLGYTGMREESLAGMGPGDVKESFYLCDPSQRALQKLHPVLENGRDQLARFFTDTQALANRLLRAMEIGLEIPEGVLTEAHTGEACRMRLINYPATSTSAHDGAADDIRAGEHTDYGSLTLLYREPSDQGGLQVYQNGTWKDVPCFDDTIVVNIGDALEFWTAGRLRSTVHRVAFPRTASENVARLSIPVFIQPDREVLLSPLKTSSSDALSGIVKDDVIRGFNEVLARKGYQSSEPVKSWEHLQSRIRATYKVA from the exons ATGGCAGCTCTTCCAATCATCGACCTCAGCACAATCTCAGAGGCGCAACTGGCCTCTGAGCTTATACGCGTTGGCAGTGACCCCGGCTTCTTCTACGTCACGGGTCACGGCATAGCTCCAGCGCCTGCCTTTGAGTTGGCAAGGGAGTTCTTCCAAGTTCCAAGAGCTGAGAAGACGAGATACCGCAACGGCAGCGGTGACTTG GGCTACACGGGAATGAGGGAAGAATC TCTCGCAGGCATGGGCCCCGGAGATGTCAAGGAGTCGTTCTACTTATGTGACCCATCGCAAAGAGCCCTGCAGAAACTACACCCAGTTCTGGAGAACGGGAGGGATCAGCTGGCTCGATTCTTCACCGACACGCAGGCGCTCGCCAATCGTCTCCTGCGGGCAATGGAGATTGGTCTTGAG ATCCCAGAGGGCGTCTTGACTGAAGCCCACACAGGAGAGGCTTGCCGCATGAGGCTCATCAACTACCCAGCCACGTCGACGTCAGCACATGATGGTGCGGCGGACGACATCAGGGCCGGTGAGCACACTGACTACGGATCCCTGACTCTTCTCTACCGCGAGCCCTCAGACCAGGGAGGCCTGCAGGTCTACCAGAATGGGACCTGGAAAGATGTGCCCTGCTTCGACGACACCATCGTCGTCAACATTGGCGATGCTCTGGAGTTCTGGACGGCAGGGAGGTTACGATCCACTGTCCACCGTGTGGCATTCCCTCGAACAGCCAGCGAAAACGTGGCGCGCCTGAGCATCCCCGTGTTCATCCAGCCGGATCGTGAAGTTCTCCTTTCACCGTTGAAGACGTCCAGCAGTGACGCATTATCAGGGATTGTGAAAGATGATGTAATACGGGGATTCAATGAGGTTCTAGCGAGGAAGGGGTATCAAAGTTCTGAGCCGGTGAAAAGCTGGGAACATTTGCAATCAAGAATCCGGGCGACTTATAAAGTTGCTTGA